Genomic window (Prevotella melaninogenica ATCC 25845):
TGGGATGGTGTACATAAGGATATGGGTGTTGCTTGTGGTAATGGTGTTGTGGGTATTGTCTATATGGCAGGTATTCATTATGCAGTTGTAATTCCTGTGCTGAACTCAAAGTCAAACATCAGTTGTTCTATTCAAGGACGTGACTACTTCGGTTATCTTCATTGGAATGGAGGCGCATCTGATGTTGCTTATTTAGATGATGTCCCTCGTCATGCAAAGTTTAAGTTAGGCGACCGTGTTGTAACGAGTGGATATTCTTCTGTTTTCCCAGCTGGTGTGTTAGTTGGTAAGATAAAACATGTCTATAATTCAGAAGATGGACTCTCTTATCGACTACAAATCCAGCTATCAACAGACTTCGGAAACCTTCGTGATGTCTGTGTGATTGACGATGCTTCTATAAGAGATCAACGTCAAGTTATAAAGGCAGCACAAGACTCTATCAAGCCTATTGAGAGTCAGATGGAGAATAGTGTACAGTAAGTAGACTGCTTGCAGATATTATTTAGATAGATGGGAGGTAGGATAACCGCACTTTGTAGAGTCATTCTAACATTGGTGTCAGCCACTTTCCCCCTTTGAATTACGAATAAAAAGAATGAATATAGATTTCCTAAAACGTTTGCTTTGGTTTGCTGTCTTGACAGTGGCACAGGTGTTTGTACTCAATCACATTCATCTGTTTGCTGTTGCCACACCATTGCTTTATATCTATTTTATCCTTTTGTTCCCTCGTAATTATCCTCAGTGGGCTATGTTGATATGGGCGTTTCTAATGGGTCTTACTATTGACACTTTCTCAAATACGCCCGGTGTAGCTTCTGCTTCATTGACTTTAATAGCTGCTTTACAGCCTTATGTACTGCAGCTATTCATACCTCGTGACAGTAGTGACAACTTCCAAGCAGGTATGGACACGCTTAGTATACCGCAATATACGTGGTATGCGGCTATTCTAACCTTGACATACAGCGTTGTTTTCTTCTCATTAGAGATGTTTAGTTTCTTTAATGTGTTAGAATGGTTACTTTGTATTGGCGGTAGTTCATTGCTCACGCTTATTCTTATTCTTGTTGTTGAGAACGTAAGGAGGCGATAAGAAATGAAGAATTACGATTTAGAAAAGCGTCGCCTCGTGCTTAGCGCTGTTGCAATAGGTATCGTGGTGATATATATTATACGTCTTTTTGCTCTTCAGATAGCCAGTGACGACTATCGGAAGAGTGCCGACTCTAATGCTTTCTTAAAGAAGATTGAGTTCCCTTCACGTGGTTCTATCACTGATAGGAATGGTAAGTTGCTGGTTTTTAATCAGCCAGCTTATGACATTATGGTGGTAACCAACGAGATGAAAGGTCATCTTGATACATTGGAGTTTTGTAAGGCACTAAACATAACAAAGGCTGATTTTATCAACCGAATGGCTAACATCAAGGATAGAAGTAAGAATCCGGGTTACTCTCGCTTTACGCAACAACTATTCTTGAGCCAATTGAGTGATAAAGACTTTAGTGCCTTCCAAGAGAAACTTTATCGTTTTCCAGGCTTTTATATTCAGAAACGTAGTGTTCGCCAGTATCAACGAGCTATTGCTGCACATGTCCTTGGAGATGTAGCAGAGGTGAGTCAGGGTGATATTGAGGAAGATGAGTACTATCAGCCAGGAGATTATATCGGTAAGATGGGTGTCGAGCGTGAGTATGAGAAAGACTTACGTGGAGTAAAGGGAGTACAGATACTTCTGCGTGATGCCCACGGACAGATACAGGGTCGCTATCAGAATGGTAAGTATGACCAGCGTCCACATCCTGGACGTGATATCCAACTTGGTCTTGATGCAGAACTTCAGGCACTTGGTGAACGTCTAATGGAAGGTAAATTAGGTGCTGTTGTGGCAATCGAACCAAAGACTGGACAAATCTTAGCAATGGTTTCTGCACCTACTTTCGACCCTCGTTCGATGATAGGTAAACTGCGTGGTAAGTACCAGCGAGATATGACGCTCGACCCAGCCAAGCCTCTACTTAATCGTGCTATAATGGGTCAATACCCTCCAGGTTCAACGTTTAAGACCGGACAGGCTGTTACTTATTTCACAGAAGGGATTGTGACAGACTCAACTCGTTATCCTTGTCATCATGGATTCAACTTTAAAGGAC
Coding sequences:
- the mreC gene encoding rod shape-determining protein MreC, which gives rise to MHNLTEFLAKYKHWFLFVALEVLSMVLLFRFNDYQGSVWFTSANYVAGLAYEGSSKVTSYLTMGEMNEALTKRNLELERQVKELSAQLYDKTKDSTFLHKGQYRFLSKFRLIQAKVVANSLDKPNNFITINKGTWDGVHKDMGVACGNGVVGIVYMAGIHYAVVIPVLNSKSNISCSIQGRDYFGYLHWNGGASDVAYLDDVPRHAKFKLGDRVVTSGYSSVFPAGVLVGKIKHVYNSEDGLSYRLQIQLSTDFGNLRDVCVIDDASIRDQRQVIKAAQDSIKPIESQMENSVQ
- the mreD gene encoding rod shape-determining protein MreD yields the protein MNIDFLKRLLWFAVLTVAQVFVLNHIHLFAVATPLLYIYFILLFPRNYPQWAMLIWAFLMGLTIDTFSNTPGVASASLTLIAALQPYVLQLFIPRDSSDNFQAGMDTLSIPQYTWYAAILTLTYSVVFFSLEMFSFFNVLEWLLCIGGSSLLTLILILVVENVRRR